The sequence GGTGCGTTTCATCACCTTGTCGATGTCGGCGTCGACCACGCAGTTCAGCGCGTTGGCGCTGGCGGCAGCCAGCATCCCACCGATCAGCGTGTTGAAGATCAGCAGCGGATTGACCGTGCCACGGTCCGCCAGCAGCATCGCCGGAATGGTCGTGACCAGCAGCAACTCGATGATTCGGGGCTTGGTCAGCGACAGGTAGGCCAACAACGTGCTACGCACAGCGCGTATTCGGCGCGGCTCAGCGCGCTCGCGAATACTCACGTGATGACTCCTAGGATGGCAGCTGCGACGCCAGCTTCTACTACGGACGATGGTAGACCGCCTGGCCAGGTCGGCCGAATCGCAGGGTCAATTCACGGCGAATCCACACGACGACGCCGACCTGCAACACCGCGCGTGCCCGCATTAGGCTGAGAACCAACCCGGCTTGTTGTGAAGACCTATCTCGAAGATGAGGACCCGAAGTTCGTGACCACTGCTGCTGAGATCTCCGCTCTTACCCGCCCGCACCACCCCGCAGACTGGGCCGAGATCGACTCCGTCGCAGTCGACACCGCCCGGGTGCTGGCCGCTGACGCGGTGCAGAAGGTCGGCAACGGCCATCCGGGCACCGCGATGAGCCTGGCGCCGCTGGCCTACACGCTGTTCCAGCGGGTGATGCGCCACGACCCCTCCGACACCGAGTGGCTGGGCCGCGACCGGTTCGTGCTGTCCTGCGGTCACTCCAGCCTGACCCTCTACATCCAGCTCTACCTGGGCGGTTTCGGGCTGGAACTGGCCGACATCGAGGCACTGCGCACCTGGGGCTCCAAGACCCCGGGCCACCCGGAGTTCCGCCACACCAAGGGCGTGGAGATCACCACCGGCCCGCTCGGTCAGGGGCTGGCCTCGGCGGTCGGCATGGCGATGGCCGCTCGCTACGAGCGCGGCCTGTTCGACCCGGACACCGCGCCGGGCGAGAGCCCGTTCGACCACTTCATTTACGTGATCGCCTCCGACGGCGACATCCAGGAAGGCGTCACCAGTGAGGCGTCCTCGCTGGCCGGCGTCCAGCAGCTGGGCAATCTGATCGTGTTCTACGACCACAACAAGATCTCCATCGAGGACGACACCGCGATCGCGCTCTGCGAGGACACCACCGCCCGCTACCGGGCCTACGGCTGGCACGTCCAGGAGGTCGAGGGCGGCGAGAACGTGACCGGCATCGAGGAGGCGATCGCCAACGCGAAGGCCGTCACCGACAAGCCGTCGTTCATCTCGCTGCGCACCATCATCGGCTACCCGTCGCCGGGCAAGATGAACACCGGCGCCATCCACGGTTCGGCGCTGGGCGGCGACGAGGTGGCCGCCACCAAGTCCGCACTCGGATTCGACCCGGACAAGGCGTTCGACGTCCGCGAAGACGTGATCACCCACACCCGCGGGCTGGTGGCCCGCGGCAAGGCGGCCCACGCGGACTGGCAGGTGCAGTTCGAGTCATGGGCGGCCCGCGAGCCGGAGCGCAAGGCGCTGCTGGACCGGCTGCTCGCCGGTGAACTGCCCGACGGCTGGGACGCCGAGCTGCCGTACTGGGAGCCCGGCTCCAAGGCCGTGGCCACCCGCGCCGCGTCCGGCAAGGTGCTCAATGCGGTAGGCGCCAAGCTTCCCGAATTGTGGGGCGGCTCAGCCGATCTGGCGGGCAGCAACAACACCACCATGGACGGCGTCAAGTCGTTCGGGCCGTCGTCGATCTCCACCGGCGAGTACACCGCCGACCCCTACGGCCGCACCCTGCACTTCGGGATCCGCGAGCACGCGATGGGCTCGATCCTGTCCGGCATCGTGCTGCACGGGCCGACCCGCGCCTACGGCGGCACGTTCCTGCAGTTCTCCGACTACATGCGGCCCGCGGTGCGACTGGCCGCGCTGATGGACATCGACCCGATCTACGTATGGACGCACGACTCGATCGGGCTCGGCGAAGACGGCCCGACGCACCAGCCGATCGAGCACCTGGCGGCATTGCGTGCCATCCCCCGGCTGTCGGTGGTGCGTCCGGCGGACGCCAACGAGACGGCTTACGCCTGGCGCACCGTGTTGGCCCGCGGCGCAGACAGCGGGCCGGTCGGGCTGATCCTGACCCGGCAGAATGTGCCGATCCTCGAGGGCACCGACGCCGAAGGCGTCGCACGCGGAGGCTACGTGCTGGGCGGCCTCGAAGCCGCCGGTAGCGAGGACCCCGACGTGGTGCTGATCGCCACCGGCTCCGAGGTCCAGCTCGCGGTCGAGGCGCAGAAACTCTTGGCGGCCAAGGACATCCACGCCCGCGTGGTGTCGATGACGTGTCTGGAGTGGTTCGAATCGCAGCCGGCCGACTACCGCGACGCGGTGCTGCCGCCGTCGGTGTCGGCTCGGGTGGCCGTTGAAGCCGGCATCGCACAGTGCTGGCACAAGATCGTCGGCGACACCGGCGAGATCGTGTCGATCGAGCGCTACGGCGAATCCGCCGACTACCAAACCCTGTTCCGTGAGTTCGGCCTGACCGCGGAGGCCGTCGTCGCCGCAGCCGAGAGAACCCTGGACAACTGACGTCAATCGGAACCGACTGACCTCTCGATTGAGAAGGAGCGCACCATGACTCAGAATCCCAAGCTTGCCGCTCTCAGCGCCGCCGGCGTCTCGGTGTGGCTCGACGACCTGTCCCGCGACCGGCTCACGTCGGGCAACCTGGCCGACCTGGTCGCCACCCGCAGCGTGGTCGGGGTGACCACCAACCCCACCATCTTCCAGAAGGCACTGGAGAAGGGCCACGCCTACGACAAGCAGCTGGCCGAGCTGGCCGCTCGGGGCGCCGACGTGGACGCGGTGATCCGCACCGTCACCACCGACGACGTGCGCAACGCGTGCGAGGTCCTGACTCAGGCGTGGGAGGCGTCCGACGGCGTGGACGGCCGGGTGTCGATCGAGGTCGATCCCCGCCTGGCCCATGACACCGACAAGACCGTGGCTCAGGCCGTCGAACTGTGGAAGATCGTCGACCGGCCGAACCTGTTCATCAAGATTCCGGCCACCAAAGCGGGTCTGCCGGCTATCACCGCGGTACTGGCCGAAGGGATTTCGGTCAACGTCACGCTGATCTTCTCCGTCGAGCGGCACCGCGAGGTGATGGACGCCTACCTGGCGGGCCTGGAGGCCGCCAAGGCCGCCGGACACGACCTGGCCAAGATCCACTCGGTGGCGTCGTTCTTCGTGTCCCGGGTGGACACCGAGATCGACGCCCGGTTGGAGAAGATCGGCTCGGCCGAGGCCCTGGCGCTGCGCGGCAAGGCCGGTCTGGCCAACGCCCGGTTGGCCTACGCCGCCTACGAAGAGGTTTTCGGCGGCGAGCGCTTCACCGCGCTGGCGTCCGACGGTGCACGCGTGCAGCGCCCGTTGTGGGCGTCGACCGGAGTGAAGAACCCGGACTACCCGGACACCCTGTACGTCACCGAGCTGGTTGCGGCCCACACCGTCAACACCATGCCCGAGCCGACGCTGGAGGCGGTCGCCGACCACGGGGACATCACCGGCGACACCATCGCCGGCACCGCGCCGGCATCCCAACAGCTCTTCGACCAACTCGCTGCGGTGGGCGTCGATCTGACCGACGTGTTCCTGGTGTTGGAGAACGAGGGCGTCGAGAAGTTCGAGGCATCCTGGGGCGAACTGCTGGACGCCACGGCAACGCAGCTCGAAGAGGCCAAGTGATCTGATGGCCGGCGCCGGGGCAGCGCACAACACCCCCTCGGGGTGGCAGAACCCGCTGCGAGACAAGCGAGACAAACGCCTGCCCCGCATCGCCGGCCCCTGCGGCGTGGTGATTTTCGGGGTCACCGGTGATCTGGCCCGGCGCAAGCTCATGCCGGCGATCTACGACCTGGCCAACCGCGGGTTGCTGCCGGCGACCTTCGCACTGGTCGGGTTCGCCCGCCGCGACTGGGCCGACGAGGATTTCGCCGACGTGGTCTACCAGGCCGTCAAACAGCACGCCCGGACTCCGTTCCGTCAGGTGGTGTGGGACCGGCTGGCATCCGGATTCCGGTTCGTCACGGGCACATTCGATGATGACGAGGCGTTTGCCCGGCTGGCGCAGACCCTGGAGGAACTCGACGCCGAGCGCGGCACCGGGGGCAATCATGCGTTCTACCTGTCGATTCCGCCCGGGGCGTTCCCGGTGGTGTGCGAGAAGCTGCACTCGACGGGACTGGCCCGGCCGCGGGACGGCCGATGGAGCCGGGTGGTGATCGAGAAGCCGTTCGGCCACGACCTGACCAGCGCGGTCGAGCTGAACAGCGTGGTCAACAGCGTGTTCCCCGAGGAGTCGGTGTTCCGGATCGACCACTACTTGGGTAAGGAGACGGTCCAGAACATCCTGGCGCTGCGCTTCGCCAACCAGCTGTTCGACCCGATCTGGAACGCCCACTACGTCGATCATGTGCAGATCACCATGGCCGAAGACATCGGCCTGGGCGGGCGAGCCGGCTACTACGACGGCATCGGCGCTGCCCGGGACGTCATCCAGAACCACCTGCTGCAGTTGCTGGCCCTCACGGCGATGGAGGAGCCGGTGAACTTCTCCCCCGCCGAACTGCAGGCCGAGAAGATCAAAGTGCTCTCGGCCACCCGGCTGGCGCAGCCACTGGATGAGACCACCTCCCGCGGCCAGTACGCCGCCGGGTGGCAGGGCGGCGAGCACGTGGTGGGCCTGCTCGACGAGGAGGGCTTCGCCCACGATTCGCGGACCGAGACCTTTGCGGCCATCACCCTGGAGGTCGACACCCGGCGTTGGGCCGGTGTGCCGTTCTACCTGCGCACCGGCAAGCGCCTGGGCCGGCGGGTCACCGAGATCGCGCTGGTGTTCAAGCGCGCACCACATCTGCCCTTCGACGACACCATGACCGACGAATTGGGCAAGAACGCGCTGGTGATCCGGGTGCAGCCGGACGAGGGAATCACGCTGCGGTTCGGTTCCAAGGTGCCCGGCCACCTGATGGAGGTCCGCGACGTCAACATGGACTTCTCCTACGGGTCGACGTTCTCCGAGGATTCACCGGAGGCCTACGAGCGGCTGATCCTGGACGTGCTGCTGGGTGAGCCCTCCCTGTTCCCGGTCAACGCCGAGGTCGAATTGTCTTGGGAGATACTCGATCCGGTACTCGAAAACTGGGCCGAGCACGGCAAGCCCGAGCCGTATGTCGCCGGAAGCTGGGGGCCGCAGTCGTCGTTCGAGATGCTGGAGCGCTCCGGCCGGGAATGGCGGCGCCCATGATCATCGAGCTGCCGAACACCACCACCACCGCGATCAACAAGAAGCTCAATGCGATCCGCGAGCAGGTCGGTGCGGCGACGACGGGTCGGGTGCTGACGCTGATCGTGGCACTGGAAACCGACGCGCTGCTCGACGAGTCCATCGACGCGGCCAACATCGCCAGCCAAGAACACCCGAGTCGGGTGATCGTGGTGGTCAGCGGAGACGCCGGTTCCGGTGAGTCCCGCTTGGACGCCGAGTTGCGGATGTTCGGCGATGCCGGCGCCAGCGAGGTGGTGGTGCTGCGGCTGTACGGCCCGCTGGCCGGTCACGCCGAGGCCGTCGTCGTGCCCTTCCTGCTGCCCGATATCCCGGTGGTCGCGTGGTGGCCCGATGTCGCGCCGGCGGCACCGGCCACCGACCCGCTGGGGTCCCTGGCGTTGCGGCGGATCACCGACGCCACCAATGCCCCCGACCCCCGGGCAGCGATCAAGAGCCGCCGAGACGGCTACACCGCCGGCGACACCGACCTGTCGTGGAGTCGGATCACCTACTGGCGGGCGCTGCTCGCCTCCGCGCTGGATCAGCCGCCGTTTGAGCCGATCCGCTCGGCGGTGGTCTCCGGGCTGGCGACCGAACCGGCGCTGGACATCCTGGCCGGCTGGCTGGTCAGTCGCATCGACGGGCCGGTTCATCGCGCGGTCGGCGAATTGAAGATCGAATTGACGCGCGACAGCGAGACCGTGACACTGAGCCGCCCCCAGGACGGGGTCACCGCCACCTTGAGCCGCACCGGAAAGCCGGCGGCTCTGGTGCCGTTGCCCCGCCGGGTGACCGCGGAGTGCCTGGCCGAAGATCTGCGCCGACTGGATCCCGACGTCATTTACGGCGCCGCGCTGACCGGCCTCGAAGAAGTGGAGTATCTGTGATCGTCGCGACCTACCCCGACGCCGACGCGCTGGTCGCCGCCGCCGGTGACCGGCTGGCCGATGCCGTCGAATCGGCCATCGCCGCCCGGGGCCGGGCACTGGTCGTGCTGACCGGCGGCGGCAACGGCATCGCGCTGCTGCATCGCCTCGGCGAGCATGCCGCGCGGATCGACTGGGAATGCGTGCATCTGTTCTTCGGTGACGACCGCTTCGTTCCGGCCGCCGACGCCGATCGCAACGACAGGCAGGCGCGCGAAGCCCTGTTGGGCCGCATCGAGATCCCGGCTGCCAACGTGCACGCCATGCCGGCCAGCGACGGTGCATACGGCGACGACCTCGACGCCGCCGCGCGGGGCTACCAGGAGGTGTTGGCGGCCAACGCCGAGCCTGGCCAGCCCGCGCCGGACTTCGACGTGCACCTGCTGGGCATGGGCCCCGAGGGCCACGTCAACTCACTGTTCCCCGACACCGATGCGGTGCGCGAGACCACTCGCCTGGTGGTCGGGGTGCCCGACTCGCCCAAGCCACCGCCGCGCCGCATCACGCTGACACTGCCGGCGATCCGGCGCTCCCGCCAGGTGTGGCTGGTGGTGGCTGGGGCGGCCAAAGCCGAGGCGGTCGCCGCCGCGGTCGGCGGAGCCGACCCGGTGTCGATGCCGGCCGCCGGTGCGATCGGGCGTGAGCAGACGGTATGGCTGCTCGACGAGGCAGCTGCCGCGGAGCTGCCCGCGCAATCTGACTAGCTGCGCTCGGCGAGACGCATCGCCGCGCCATAATGAGCGACATGGCAGACAGAAGCTCGGGCACCGGCACGGAACGCAAGCGGCTCAAGACCCTGGCTCAGGCGGCGCTGAACGCCGACGTGACCGTCGGGCAGCTCGAGGACGTCCTCAATGGCCTGGGCAACACCATGAACGAGCTGAACAGTTCGCTGGCCAATCTCAACGCCACTGTCGAACGCCTCGGCAACGGTCTGGATCACCTGGAGGCGACGATGGCCGGTCTCGACGACCTGGCCCGACGACTGGCAACGCTGATCGAACCGGTGGAGGCCATCGTCAGCCGGATCGATTACCTGGTCGAAGTCGGCGAGACGGCGATGTCGCCGCTGGCGGCGACGGAGAACGCCGTGCGCGGCATGTTCAACGCCATGCGGAATCGGGTGGTGCGCTGACGGCGCTCAGCGATCCCCCCGCGCCGAATCCAGCAGCAGCCGACGCTCGGCGGCGGCCACCGCCCGGCGTGCCGCCGCCGCGGCGTCCGGG is a genomic window of Mycolicibacter heraklionensis containing:
- a CDS encoding ATPase; the encoded protein is MSDMADRSSGTGTERKRLKTLAQAALNADVTVGQLEDVLNGLGNTMNELNSSLANLNATVERLGNGLDHLEATMAGLDDLARRLATLIEPVEAIVSRIDYLVEVGETAMSPLAATENAVRGMFNAMRNRVVR
- the pgl gene encoding 6-phosphogluconolactonase, which produces MIVATYPDADALVAAAGDRLADAVESAIAARGRALVVLTGGGNGIALLHRLGEHAARIDWECVHLFFGDDRFVPAADADRNDRQAREALLGRIEIPAANVHAMPASDGAYGDDLDAAARGYQEVLAANAEPGQPAPDFDVHLLGMGPEGHVNSLFPDTDAVRETTRLVVGVPDSPKPPPRRITLTLPAIRRSRQVWLVVAGAAKAEAVAAAVGGADPVSMPAAGAIGREQTVWLLDEAAAAELPAQSD
- the tkt gene encoding transketolase produces the protein MTTAAEISALTRPHHPADWAEIDSVAVDTARVLAADAVQKVGNGHPGTAMSLAPLAYTLFQRVMRHDPSDTEWLGRDRFVLSCGHSSLTLYIQLYLGGFGLELADIEALRTWGSKTPGHPEFRHTKGVEITTGPLGQGLASAVGMAMAARYERGLFDPDTAPGESPFDHFIYVIASDGDIQEGVTSEASSLAGVQQLGNLIVFYDHNKISIEDDTAIALCEDTTARYRAYGWHVQEVEGGENVTGIEEAIANAKAVTDKPSFISLRTIIGYPSPGKMNTGAIHGSALGGDEVAATKSALGFDPDKAFDVREDVITHTRGLVARGKAAHADWQVQFESWAAREPERKALLDRLLAGELPDGWDAELPYWEPGSKAVATRAASGKVLNAVGAKLPELWGGSADLAGSNNTTMDGVKSFGPSSISTGEYTADPYGRTLHFGIREHAMGSILSGIVLHGPTRAYGGTFLQFSDYMRPAVRLAALMDIDPIYVWTHDSIGLGEDGPTHQPIEHLAALRAIPRLSVVRPADANETAYAWRTVLARGADSGPVGLILTRQNVPILEGTDAEGVARGGYVLGGLEAAGSEDPDVVLIATGSEVQLAVEAQKLLAAKDIHARVVSMTCLEWFESQPADYRDAVLPPSVSARVAVEAGIAQCWHKIVGDTGEIVSIERYGESADYQTLFREFGLTAEAVVAAAERTLDN
- the zwf gene encoding glucose-6-phosphate dehydrogenase; protein product: MAGAGAAHNTPSGWQNPLRDKRDKRLPRIAGPCGVVIFGVTGDLARRKLMPAIYDLANRGLLPATFALVGFARRDWADEDFADVVYQAVKQHARTPFRQVVWDRLASGFRFVTGTFDDDEAFARLAQTLEELDAERGTGGNHAFYLSIPPGAFPVVCEKLHSTGLARPRDGRWSRVVIEKPFGHDLTSAVELNSVVNSVFPEESVFRIDHYLGKETVQNILALRFANQLFDPIWNAHYVDHVQITMAEDIGLGGRAGYYDGIGAARDVIQNHLLQLLALTAMEEPVNFSPAELQAEKIKVLSATRLAQPLDETTSRGQYAAGWQGGEHVVGLLDEEGFAHDSRTETFAAITLEVDTRRWAGVPFYLRTGKRLGRRVTEIALVFKRAPHLPFDDTMTDELGKNALVIRVQPDEGITLRFGSKVPGHLMEVRDVNMDFSYGSTFSEDSPEAYERLILDVLLGEPSLFPVNAEVELSWEILDPVLENWAEHGKPEPYVAGSWGPQSSFEMLERSGREWRRP
- the opcA gene encoding glucose-6-phosphate dehydrogenase assembly protein OpcA gives rise to the protein MIIELPNTTTTAINKKLNAIREQVGAATTGRVLTLIVALETDALLDESIDAANIASQEHPSRVIVVVSGDAGSGESRLDAELRMFGDAGASEVVVLRLYGPLAGHAEAVVVPFLLPDIPVVAWWPDVAPAAPATDPLGSLALRRITDATNAPDPRAAIKSRRDGYTAGDTDLSWSRITYWRALLASALDQPPFEPIRSAVVSGLATEPALDILAGWLVSRIDGPVHRAVGELKIELTRDSETVTLSRPQDGVTATLSRTGKPAALVPLPRRVTAECLAEDLRRLDPDVIYGAALTGLEEVEYL
- the tal gene encoding transaldolase; translation: MTQNPKLAALSAAGVSVWLDDLSRDRLTSGNLADLVATRSVVGVTTNPTIFQKALEKGHAYDKQLAELAARGADVDAVIRTVTTDDVRNACEVLTQAWEASDGVDGRVSIEVDPRLAHDTDKTVAQAVELWKIVDRPNLFIKIPATKAGLPAITAVLAEGISVNVTLIFSVERHREVMDAYLAGLEAAKAAGHDLAKIHSVASFFVSRVDTEIDARLEKIGSAEALALRGKAGLANARLAYAAYEEVFGGERFTALASDGARVQRPLWASTGVKNPDYPDTLYVTELVAAHTVNTMPEPTLEAVADHGDITGDTIAGTAPASQQLFDQLAAVGVDLTDVFLVLENEGVEKFEASWGELLDATATQLEEAK